A window from Pseudomonadota bacterium encodes these proteins:
- a CDS encoding FAD-dependent oxidoreductase, translated as MQILDIKGEKLPAGLWGFPVSTTTTEINLTGSWKFFRPQLVEKSAPCQGSCPLHIDIAGYMRELSRRDLAAALARLRSFNPLPAVCGRVCPNFCQQNCNRQDFDQAVEIGAVERFLGDYGLDIPFQAPPSLRPERVAVIGSGPAGLGCATFLASQGIRVTIYEKEAAPGGLLRYGIPAYRLPREILNREIDNLVNSLNIELCCNQEIQPEQVEKMLEEYDYVFRAPGLGQSLMPKDLVPQPGIYPGLELLHDIATGGVPSGTSFGVIGGGNVAVDAARSLCRLGKEVQIIYRRTFAEMPAYNDEKKQALEEGVLLRQQQLVTGVAAEAGQLQLTLNQAIAADEGGIKAGEVVAQLKVDGLVVAIGQQAGPYLGLNHERLLLGGDLVSGPATVVEAMASGKAAAKTILSRCGLVDEDLPESETPAGEAGVRIVSPADLHLDYCQSRKAIVPKEENPTIRRHSFVEIVYSLDDEEFFAEAGRCFNCGICTGCGVCWFFCPDLAIALVDGDGGTKVIIDEDHCKGCGLCAASCPRAVIEMKEDV; from the coding sequence ATGCAAATCCTTGATATAAAGGGAGAAAAGTTGCCGGCTGGCCTGTGGGGATTTCCGGTTTCCACCACCACGACAGAAATCAATCTTACCGGCAGCTGGAAGTTTTTTCGTCCCCAACTGGTGGAAAAAAGCGCCCCTTGTCAAGGTTCCTGCCCGCTTCACATAGATATCGCCGGCTATATGCGGGAGTTGTCCCGGCGGGATTTGGCGGCGGCGCTGGCCCGACTGCGATCGTTTAATCCCCTGCCGGCAGTCTGCGGCCGGGTCTGCCCGAATTTTTGTCAGCAAAATTGTAATCGCCAGGATTTTGACCAGGCGGTAGAGATTGGTGCAGTTGAACGTTTTCTGGGTGATTACGGCCTGGATATTCCTTTTCAGGCACCTCCGTCATTGCGCCCGGAAAGGGTGGCGGTGATCGGCAGCGGGCCGGCCGGGCTGGGCTGCGCAACTTTTCTGGCCAGCCAGGGAATCAGGGTGACGATCTATGAAAAAGAGGCCGCCCCCGGAGGTTTGCTGCGCTATGGGATTCCCGCTTACCGTCTCCCCCGGGAGATCTTGAACCGGGAAATTGATAATCTGGTTAATTCATTAAATATTGAGCTCTGCTGTAATCAGGAGATACAACCGGAACAAGTGGAAAAAATGCTGGAGGAATACGATTATGTTTTTCGAGCTCCGGGGTTGGGGCAGTCTTTGATGCCGAAAGATTTGGTTCCTCAGCCGGGAATATATCCCGGCTTGGAATTACTGCATGATATTGCCACTGGGGGAGTTCCCTCGGGGACATCCTTTGGGGTTATCGGTGGTGGTAATGTGGCGGTGGACGCGGCCCGCTCCCTGTGTCGGCTGGGAAAAGAGGTGCAGATTATTTACCGCCGGACTTTCGCGGAAATGCCCGCTTACAACGATGAAAAAAAACAGGCTCTGGAGGAAGGGGTTTTGTTGCGTCAGCAGCAACTGGTGACCGGAGTAGCCGCAGAAGCCGGTCAGTTGCAGCTGACCTTGAACCAGGCGATTGCCGCTGATGAAGGCGGGATTAAGGCTGGAGAAGTTGTTGCTCAGCTCAAAGTAGACGGCCTGGTGGTGGCCATTGGCCAGCAGGCGGGTCCCTATTTGGGGTTGAACCATGAGCGGCTGCTGCTGGGAGGAGATCTGGTCAGTGGTCCGGCAACGGTGGTGGAGGCCATGGCCTCCGGCAAAGCGGCGGCAAAAACTATTTTATCCCGCTGTGGGCTGGTAGATGAAGATTTACCGGAAAGTGAAACCCCAGCCGGTGAAGCGGGAGTCCGGATTGTCAGCCCAGCCGACCTCCACCTGGATTATTGTCAGTCGCGAAAAGCCATTGTTCCGAAAGAGGAAAACCCGACAATCCGCCGACATTCATTTGTAGAGATTGTTTATTCCCTTGACGATGAAGAGTTTTTTGCCGAGGCCGGGCGATGTTTTAATTGCGGTATCTGTACCGGTTGTGGGGTCTGCTGGTTTTTCTGTCCTGATCTGGCCATTGCTCTGGTTGATGGGGATGGGGGAACAAAGGTCATCATTGATGAGGATCATTGTAAGGGATGTGGTTTATGTGCCGCTTCCTGTCCCCGAGCGGTGATTGAGATGAAGGAGGATGTTTAG
- the porA gene encoding pyruvate ferredoxin oxidoreductase, whose translation MQCELKPEKSSREMMMGSDAIAHGVRLCRPQVISAYPITPQTHIIETLSEMVDRGELPCQFIKVESEMSAIAACLGSVSAGSRSFTATSSQGLAMMHEVLHWFSGARMPLVMVNANRALGAPWNICCDQSDSLSQRDVGWLQIYCETAQEALDTIIQAYWLSERILLPVMVMIDGFILSHTMEQLLVPAAEEVDAFLPSYQPRYLLDTAEPRSFGAGAVPDGFYELKKNIARTMEEAGDVLADGCRQFADRFGRSYEHVETYRCDDADIVFCCSGALTGTVRVAVDRLRQAGHPVGLLKLRLFRPFPRRELVGLVSGKKRLIVLNRAVSSGVGGTVSQEVRAALYEEDERPAIHDLIISLGGKEVFPEIIEQIAMRAEELSSTETIWI comes from the coding sequence ATGCAGTGCGAATTAAAGCCTGAAAAATCGTCCCGGGAAATGATGATGGGCAGTGATGCTATTGCCCATGGGGTCCGGCTTTGCCGCCCACAGGTGATTTCCGCCTATCCTATCACCCCACAGACCCATATTATCGAAACCCTGTCGGAAATGGTTGACCGGGGGGAACTTCCCTGCCAGTTTATCAAGGTGGAATCTGAAATGTCAGCCATTGCCGCCTGCTTAGGTTCTGTTTCCGCCGGCAGCCGGTCGTTTACCGCCACCAGTTCACAAGGGTTGGCGATGATGCATGAAGTCCTCCACTGGTTTTCCGGGGCGAGGATGCCGCTGGTGATGGTCAATGCCAACCGGGCTCTGGGGGCTCCCTGGAATATCTGCTGTGACCAGAGTGACAGCCTTTCGCAGCGTGATGTGGGCTGGCTGCAGATTTATTGTGAAACGGCCCAGGAAGCTCTGGATACCATTATCCAGGCTTACTGGTTGAGTGAACGGATTCTGCTGCCGGTGATGGTGATGATTGATGGTTTTATTCTCTCCCATACGATGGAACAGCTGCTGGTGCCGGCGGCTGAGGAAGTGGATGCTTTCTTGCCTTCCTACCAGCCGCGGTATTTGCTTGATACCGCTGAACCACGGTCTTTTGGTGCCGGTGCGGTTCCAGATGGTTTTTATGAATTGAAAAAAAATATCGCCAGAACCATGGAAGAAGCCGGGGATGTCCTTGCTGATGGCTGTCGGCAGTTTGCTGACCGCTTTGGCCGTAGCTATGAACATGTGGAGACTTACCGCTGCGATGATGCCGACATTGTTTTCTGCTGTTCCGGGGCCCTGACCGGTACGGTTCGGGTGGCGGTTGATCGTTTGCGCCAGGCCGGTCATCCTGTCGGCTTGCTTAAATTGCGTCTGTTCAGGCCTTTCCCCCGCCGGGAACTGGTGGGGTTGGTTTCCGGGAAAAAGCGGCTGATTGTTTTGAACCGGGCGGTTTCATCCGGGGTTGGTGGTACTGTTTCCCAGGAAGTGCGGGCGGCGTTGTACGAAGAAGATGAGCGCCCGGCAATTCATGATCTTATCATCAGCCTGGGAGGAAAAGAGGTCTTTCCGGAAATTATCGAGCAGATTGCCATGCGGGCGGAAGAATTGTCATCAACCGAAACTATCTGGATTTGA
- a CDS encoding thiamine pyrophosphate-dependent enzyme: MLWNVTTAEYLHSGHMACPGCGASLSLRHALKMLGEQTIVVLPACCTSIIVGGQPTTAVSVPLLHVPFATAAACASGVRRALLAQGRQEVTVMAWAGDGGTFDIGLQAISGAAERQEDFLYVCYDNEAYMNTGIQRSSATPPGAWTTTTPAGKELEYEKKDIISIIKAHRQSYLATATIAYPEDFMAKFEKARKLSGFRFLHLLAACPAGWKLDSSASLEVTRLAVETGIFPLLEQNEDNELQLTYVPESYEPLASYFHAQGRYKNLSDEQISFLQGEVQRRNKKFLTGKGRGANPSPLPA; this comes from the coding sequence ATGTTATGGAACGTTACAACTGCTGAATATCTTCATAGCGGACATATGGCCTGTCCCGGCTGCGGGGCATCACTGAGTCTGCGCCATGCTTTGAAAATGCTGGGGGAACAAACTATTGTTGTCCTGCCCGCCTGTTGTACCTCCATCATTGTTGGTGGTCAGCCGACGACGGCAGTATCAGTTCCCCTTCTCCATGTTCCTTTTGCCACCGCGGCCGCCTGTGCTTCCGGTGTCCGGCGGGCTTTATTGGCCCAGGGACGTCAGGAGGTTACCGTTATGGCCTGGGCAGGGGACGGTGGAACGTTTGATATCGGTCTGCAGGCCATTTCCGGGGCGGCGGAGCGGCAGGAAGATTTTCTTTATGTCTGCTATGATAATGAAGCCTACATGAATACCGGTATTCAGCGTTCTTCGGCAACTCCCCCGGGAGCCTGGACGACCACTACTCCGGCTGGCAAAGAACTGGAATATGAGAAAAAGGATATTATTTCCATTATTAAAGCCCACAGGCAAAGCTACCTGGCTACCGCGACGATTGCTTATCCTGAGGACTTTATGGCAAAATTTGAAAAAGCCAGAAAATTGAGCGGTTTTCGTTTTCTGCATCTGCTGGCGGCCTGTCCCGCCGGTTGGAAACTGGATTCATCGGCATCCCTGGAGGTAACCCGGCTGGCGGTGGAAACAGGAATATTCCCGCTGCTGGAGCAAAATGAAGACAACGAACTGCAGTTGACCTACGTTCCGGAATCCTATGAACCACTTGCCAGTTATTTCCATGCCCAGGGTCGTTATAAGAACCTTAGCGATGAACAGATCAGTTTTTTACAGGGAGAAGTCCAGCGGCGCAATAAAAAGTTTTTAACGGGAAAAGGTCGCGGGGCAAACCCTTCGCCGCTGCCGGCTTGA
- a CDS encoding sigma-54 dependent transcriptional regulator, translating into MNTNASESGRILLVDDDQNILEVLKIRLESIGYTVVDHRSPRAALQAFVNDQFDLVITDLKMAEMDGLTLMKEILTLNANMPVLILTAHGTIANAVTAMKEGAYGYITKPFQPEELAIQVKNAIEKSHLRAEITRLQDMLEDERKKQSPIISNSPTMRNVMKTITAVSDSNSTVMILGESGTGKELVAREIHRRSPRNHKNFIAVNCGAIPETLLESELFGYTKGAFTGAAKNHAGIFQRAEGGTIFLDEITETSPSFQVKLLRVLQERCVFPLGSKQEVDIDIRIIAASNQDLEQQVKTGSFREDLFYRIYVIPITLPPLRERHEDIPLLAQHFLEHYQQELHEKNTIGFHQSTLQRMLVYQWPGNIRELENKIQYALAVSNSEFINPEEMFPVLPGKAQSPAITMNDAKKQFERDYIINVLNITEGNVSQAAQLSGRHRVDFYNLIKKHQIDVNTFRHKAV; encoded by the coding sequence ATGAATACCAATGCCTCCGAATCCGGTAGAATTCTGCTGGTTGATGATGATCAGAATATCCTTGAAGTCCTGAAAATAAGGCTTGAATCCATTGGTTATACCGTTGTGGACCACCGTTCACCCCGGGCGGCCTTGCAGGCGTTTGTCAATGACCAGTTTGACCTGGTCATTACTGATCTGAAGATGGCGGAGATGGACGGGCTGACCCTGATGAAGGAAATTTTGACCCTGAACGCAAACATGCCGGTACTGATCCTCACCGCCCATGGAACCATCGCCAACGCGGTTACGGCGATGAAAGAAGGGGCCTATGGTTATATTACCAAGCCTTTCCAGCCCGAAGAACTGGCCATCCAAGTAAAAAATGCCATCGAAAAATCCCATTTGCGGGCCGAAATCACACGCTTACAGGACATGCTGGAAGATGAACGCAAGAAACAATCACCGATCATTTCCAACAGTCCGACCATGCGCAATGTTATGAAAACCATTACCGCCGTCAGCGATTCCAATTCGACGGTCATGATTCTGGGTGAAAGCGGTACCGGAAAAGAGCTGGTGGCCCGGGAAATCCATCGCCGCAGCCCCAGGAACCATAAAAACTTTATCGCCGTTAACTGTGGCGCTATCCCGGAAACCCTACTGGAAAGCGAGCTATTCGGATATACGAAAGGAGCCTTCACCGGGGCCGCAAAAAACCATGCCGGCATTTTCCAACGTGCCGAGGGAGGAACCATTTTCCTGGATGAAATTACCGAAACTTCCCCATCCTTTCAGGTTAAGTTGCTCCGGGTTCTCCAGGAAAGGTGCGTGTTTCCTTTAGGCTCCAAACAGGAAGTGGACATTGACATCAGGATCATTGCCGCCAGCAACCAGGATCTGGAACAGCAGGTGAAGACCGGAAGCTTTCGCGAGGATCTTTTTTACCGAATTTATGTCATCCCCATCACCCTGCCACCGCTAAGAGAGCGTCACGAAGACATTCCCTTACTCGCCCAGCACTTTCTTGAACACTACCAGCAGGAATTGCATGAAAAAAATACCATAGGCTTTCACCAATCAACCCTGCAGAGAATGCTGGTCTATCAATGGCCGGGAAATATCAGGGAACTGGAAAATAAAATCCAGTACGCCCTGGCGGTTTCGAACAGTGAATTTATCAACCCTGAAGAAATGTTTCCTGTTTTGCCCGGCAAAGCTCAGAGTCCGGCAATCACCATGAATGATGCCAAAAAACAGTTTGAACGTGATTACATCATCAACGTTCTCAACATAACCGAAGGAAATGTCAGCCAGGCAGCCCAATTATCCGGACGTCACCGGGTTGATTTTTACAACCTGATCAAAAAACATCAAATTGATGTAAATACCTTCCGCCACAAAGCCGTATAA
- a CDS encoding ATP-binding protein — MLNRISISQKILLAFAFVLISLLAVNIYSLLEIRKISTIVNQLTAVQFNLWDDCQRMEQATDNTYKGMRKYLLLKKPTYAEMVEENIEDARNTINTILQYPLAAEQNLLRVQLTKQISTFHALLDEIFELHEGSDAGIYIENMKMNYEQCKNTLAEFQLFGYQEINRSFLKTRDITNQYEHDLIVFSALTCLALLIMFLWINYSIRHSLSTIITGMKKITQGDFSTRIQGFHDREIGKLAIYYNIMANRLTEFDEVKSSFIANLSHEIKTPLTSMRESLSLLQEKIAGPLNEKQTRLVKINLGETNRIIKIVSDLLDISRIRAGVISYNFAPGKLADLLRSRMMAADSLAAKKNISLNLELENHLPALKFDALRLGQVIDNLLSNAIKFTPEGGTIEIKVGSKDDFIADHIPPLPDKLAGNFIFFSIADSGTGIPDTLIDQIFFRFQQGNQWLPDHGKGSGVGLSIAKFFIEGHNGLIWAHNRSVGGCVFHVIMPENPGKNNMVETKNV, encoded by the coding sequence ATGCTTAACCGAATTTCCATTTCCCAGAAAATTCTCCTGGCCTTTGCCTTTGTCCTCATCAGTCTGCTGGCCGTCAACATCTATTCACTGCTGGAAATCAGAAAAATTTCCACCATTGTCAACCAGCTGACGGCGGTGCAATTCAACCTCTGGGATGACTGCCAGAGAATGGAACAGGCCACCGATAATACCTACAAAGGGATGCGGAAGTACCTGCTGTTAAAGAAGCCCACCTATGCGGAAATGGTCGAGGAGAATATTGAGGATGCCCGCAATACCATTAATACTATTTTACAATATCCCCTGGCCGCTGAGCAAAACCTCCTGAGGGTCCAGCTGACAAAACAAATATCCACCTTTCATGCCTTGCTCGATGAAATATTTGAACTGCATGAAGGTTCCGATGCCGGCATCTACATCGAAAACATGAAAATGAATTATGAACAATGTAAAAATACGCTGGCAGAATTTCAGCTTTTCGGTTACCAGGAAATCAACCGCAGTTTCCTGAAAACCCGGGACATTACCAACCAATATGAACATGACTTGATTGTTTTTTCCGCCCTGACCTGCCTGGCACTGCTGATCATGTTCCTGTGGATAAACTACTCCATCAGGCATTCTCTCAGCACCATCATTACCGGGATGAAAAAAATTACCCAGGGCGATTTCAGCACTCGCATTCAGGGCTTTCATGACCGGGAAATCGGCAAACTGGCAATCTATTACAATATCATGGCTAACCGGCTGACAGAGTTTGATGAGGTTAAATCCTCATTCATTGCCAATCTCTCCCATGAAATTAAAACCCCGTTGACTTCCATGAGGGAATCCCTTTCCCTGCTGCAGGAAAAAATCGCCGGCCCTTTGAATGAAAAGCAGACCCGCCTGGTCAAAATTAATCTGGGTGAAACGAACCGCATCATTAAAATTGTCTCGGACCTGCTTGACATTTCCCGCATCCGGGCCGGGGTCATTTCTTATAACTTCGCCCCCGGCAAGCTGGCTGATTTGCTGCGTTCCAGAATGATGGCTGCTGATTCCCTGGCCGCCAAAAAAAACATCAGTCTGAACCTGGAACTGGAAAACCACTTACCGGCACTGAAATTTGATGCACTGCGCTTAGGACAGGTAATCGACAACCTGCTTTCCAATGCGATAAAATTTACCCCGGAAGGCGGCACGATTGAAATCAAGGTGGGCTCTAAAGATGATTTTATCGCCGATCACATACCTCCCTTACCGGATAAGCTGGCCGGAAACTTTATCTTTTTTTCCATCGCTGACTCCGGTACGGGCATCCCTGACACCTTGATTGACCAGATTTTTTTCCGTTTTCAACAGGGAAACCAGTGGCTGCCTGATCACGGCAAGGGATCAGGAGTCGGACTGTCCATTGCAAAGTTTTTCATCGAAGGACATAATGGCCTTATCTGGGCTCATAATCGATCTGTCGGTGGCTGTGTCTTTCACGTGATCATGCCGGAAAACCCCGGCAAGAACAATATGGTGGAGACCAAAAATGTTTAG